TACTTGGGGAACTGTCAAGGGCTAAGTTGATAAACACCAGTGTCGGAAGAATTGATTTTCCTTCACTGTCTGAGGCTTTGGAAATGTACGATGTAAAGAGTGAAAGTGCATCGGAAGAAGCACTGTTGTTATATAAAAGTGCACCAGGCCGAAAAGGCCGAAACCTTGTAATGGGTTCCCAGGAGAACTATTATGAGGAGTTGGATCTTGATCGCAAGAACGGCTGCATTCGGGATTTAGAGAATTGCTATAGTAAAGATGGCGGACTGGCTGTACTTTTTGGCAATATCGCATCTAAAGGTTGTATTGTAAAGACTGCGGGAGTTGATGAGTCCATACTTGTTTTCAACGGAAGCGCAAAAGTCTTTGATTCACAGGATTCGGCCTGCGAAGGGATTCTTAATGGTGAAGTAAAAAGCGGTGACGTTGTGATTATTCGCTTTGAGGGACCAAAGGGTGGGCCTGGAATGCAGGAGATGCTCTATCCAACTTCTTACATAAAATCAATGCATCTTGGTAAGGAGTGTGCACTCATAACTGATGGTCGCTTTTCTGGAGGTACATCGGGGCTCTCAATCGGTCACGTATCACCGGAAGCCGCTGCTGGTGGAGAGATCGGACTTCTCCGCGATGGAGATGCAATAGAGATTAATATACCTCAGCGCTCCATATCGGTTCTCCTTAGTGATGAGGAGCTGAACAAGAGAAGAGAAGAAGAGTTATCAAAAGGCAAAAATGCATTCAAGCCTGTTAATCGGGACAGAGTGGTTTCTCAGGCTCTTAAAACATACGCCTATTTCGCATCTTCTGCTGATACGGGTGCATTAAGAACGCTTCCCGAAGATGCGCAATAAAAGAAGTGGTGTATTGATGCAGGATTTATGCTGGTATATTTATTGCAACCTCCTCTACCTTACTGAAAGTAGGGTAGGGGTATATGCCGATAAAAATATTAACATCGATTTTCGCTTCATTTGTTATACTTCACAGCCAGCAGCTTATAATTGAGGATTACCTCAACGAGGCCAATGCTGCAGACTACCTTCTCATAGCTCCCGAATTATTTGTAAACCAGACTTTGCGGCTCGCACATCACCGTAACAGTTTTCAGGGTGATGGGGTCGGGGATGCAAAGGTGGTTAGATTGGAAACGATCGATTCAATTTTCAGGACACATGATACAGTTCAGCGTTATAAAGCACTCTGGAAAGGATTAAAGTACGCAAACGAGAACTGGAGTGAACCACTTAAGTATATTGTTTTTATAGGTAATGATTCTTTGGGCTGGGACAGTACCGGAAGACTGGTTAACTTTGGTCTTATGCCCTCTATCCCCAATGGTTATCAATACTACCGGCGTCATGGTGGGAGAGACACTGTAATCAGGTATTCAGATGATTACTATCTCTCAGTCAATCGCTCCTCTTTGTATCCGGTAAATGTACCAAGGAACCCTCAGGACCTGCGTATAGGTAGAATTCCTTGTCAAACAGTAAGTGAGCTCTCAACCTATATAGACAAAGTCATAGCCTATGACCTTGGTCGCAGATTTGAAGTATCAAACAATGCTCTTTTAATTGCCGATGATGCAAGAAAGGCAAATGTTGCAGATCCGTTAGGGTTTTCCCATTTCACTACCGCTCAGACCATCAGTACGCAAACGGCACTTAGTTGGTACAATATTACCCGACTCTATTTATCTATGTACACAATGGATGAAAATTTCAGGCACGTTGAGGCTAATCAGGAATTTCACAGTGTATTAAACAATCAAAAATGGATAATATTCTTTGGGCATGGCAGTCCTGGTGTTTTAACAGATGAACATCTCATAACTTCAAGTGATTTACTTCTGGTCGACAGAAATTACCCGCCCTTTATCTTTTTGTCCTTTTCCTGCCTTAATGGAGTGTATCACATACCAAAAGACAGCTCAATGCTTAAACAGGCACTTTTCACAGAAAATGGAGGAGCTGTTGCATATGTTGCAAGTACAACACTTGAATATGCATTGCCCAATGAAAATTTCGCCAATGCAATGTTCAGGGTGTATAGTTCTGATTCAGGGGTAACTTTGGGACAGATGGTAAATGGTGCGAAACGCTCCATAATGAGTCGGGTTGAGCATTATCATCTCTTTGGAGATCCTGCATTAAGGGTTAGATCTGTGCCTCTCGAGCCACAAATTACATTTACCGGTAATGGAAATCTCAGAGTATCTCTGCCACATATATTTTCTACCGCAGAATACTATCTAACCATATCCCGTTTTGATACCTTAAAACTGCTTGAAGATACAACACAATCTTTTACAGATGAGCAAATCCTTTTCACACAGAGGAAAGGTGGTAATGGGGAGGTTGAGTTTGCTTTACCTGATAATCTATCTGGCGATTTAAGATTTAACCTGTATGCAGGGAACGATATTTATGAAGCAAGGAAAGATACGGTAATCTATTTCGATGTACTTCAAAACAACAATGCTGTACTTACCCGAAATAAAACTCCTGAAATCTTAGTCAGTGGATCCAATCTGATCTTTAGGAATATTGAGAAAGAAGGCATGGATCTTAAACTGTATGATTTAAGAGGGCGTTTGATTGAAAAAGTATCATATCGTAACCTTCCGCAAAACTTTATCTTTAATTTGGCTTCATTGAATGCCGCTTCCGGGCAATACATTATAGTTGTTAATGACGGCAGGTGCAATCTGTTAAGCAGAGTTGTAAGGATTTTCTGATTAGTTTTGGAAAAGCTCACTTTCACTCTTTCCAATTTTTCTGTATAAGGTTCTTCTCCCTATACCCAGTATTTCTGCTGCTTTACGTTTGTTGCCCTGTACAGTGTCAAGTACGTGGGTAATGTACTTACGTTCCATTTCTTCAAGCGGAATAAGATTGTGCGTATCATTGGGTGTTGGAAACCCCAAAACTGTTGATGCTTCTTTGGCGCTGTGTTTACGCATTCTTGCCGGAAGATGGTCTGGTTGGATATATTCTCCATGGGCAAAAGTTACTGCTCTTTCTATTGCATTGCGCAGTTCTCGTACGTTTCCCGGAAAGTGATATTTGTTTATAATTTCCAAAGCTTTTTCTGAAAGTCCTGTCACGTTTTTTTTCAATGCCAGTGAGAACTGCTGGGTAAATCTTGCTGCAAGCAACTCTTTATCGCCTCCCCGTTCCCTGAGTGGGGGGATTTTTATGGCAAATGTTTCCAAACGATAATAAAGGTCTTCCCTGAAATTTCCCTTTTTTACTTCTTCGTAAACATCACTGTGTGTAGCCGCCAGAATCCTCACATTTACCTGCTGTTCTTTGTTTTCACCGATTCTTCTTAGTTTACCGTCCTGTAAAATTCTGAGTAGTTTTGCCTGGAGTGAGAGTGGCATCTCGGATATCTCGTCCAGCAAAAGAGTTCCGCCTTCAGCTTCAGCGAAAATTCCCTGCCGATTTTGAGCTCCGGTAAACGATCCTGCGGTATGACCGAAAAATTCACTTTCAAGGAGATGTTCAGGTATTCCGGCGCAATTTATAGGAAGAAACGGGCCATCGGCACGCATGCTTTCTTTGTGAATTGCCCTGGCAACAAGTTCTTTCCCTGATCCGCTTTCACCCAGAATCAATACCGGTCCTCTCGCTTTTGAGACTTGCCTGATTTGTTGGAAAAGAAGTCTCATAGGTTCACTTCTGCCAAATATGTCATGAAATGATTCAGAAGAGATAAACCCATACATCCTGTTGACCATCTCTTTTAACTGTTTTTTTTCGAGTAGCCGCTTTACGGTTATCATGAAATGTTCAAGATCAAGAGGTTTGGTAAGAAATTCATCCGCACCGGCTTTAAGAGACTCCACAGCCCTCGAAATGGTGCCAAACGCTGTGATTACCAAAAAACAGGGAGGGGACTCCGGATTCATTTCCTGAATGATTTTTAGAAAAGCAAGACCATCTATCCCCGGCAGCATGAGATCACAAACAATAAGGTCCGGCATATCTGTTTTGAGCTTTTCAATTGCGTTTTCAGCTGAGCTTGTCCAGTATGAATTGTACCCGGCATCCCCGACTTCTTCACAAAGCAGATTTCCTAATGCCTTATCGTCTTCTATAATCCATACATTGTAGTTTTCTGGAGATATTTTTTTCACGAGGTTTCCCTAATTTTTATGTGGAATCGAAATCTCAAAGCATGTTCCTCCCATTTTACTTTCCTTAACCTCAATCTTTCCCTCATGCTCCTCAATTATAGTGTGAACAACTGAAAGACCAAGTCCGGTACCTTTTCCCACAGTTTTGGTTGTAAAGAAAGGCTCAAATATTTTTGGGTAAATTTCTTTTGGTATCCCCGGGCCATCATCATCTATGAAGAATACAACATTGTTATTTTTCAGGTTCCAACTGCAATTGACATTGCCACCAGGGGTGCTCTGCACAGCATTGCGTACAAGGTTAAGAAGAGCCTGCTGTATTCTAATAGCGTCTACTCTTGTATTGGTCTTTATATCGGGTTCTGACAATTTAATGTTTGTGTTTGCTATTTCTTCCTGAAGAGCCGAAATTACAGAAGTAAAAAGGTCTGTTGGACATACTGATGTGCGATGAAGTGGACTTCGATGGCTGAAGTCAAGTAGTTGCCTAATGATATATTTCATTCTGCCAACTTCATCCCGTATTGCAGAGAGTGTTTTATATTGGTTTTGGCTGATTTCTTTGCAGCGCATTGCCCGTTGTGCTTTTCCGTTTATTACACTTAAGGGTGTTCCAAGTTCATGAGCAGTTCCGGCACAGAATCTTCCAAGAGAAGCAAGCCTTTCAGCTTGACGGAGCTTTTCTTCAAGTTTCTTCTGATCATCCTGATGTCTTTTAAGTTTTTGTTCAGCATGTTCTATACTGTCAAGCATGCTGTTGAAGTTTGTTCCTAATTTGACGATCTCCTCAGGTCCACTGCAATCAAACCGATGTTTGGAGTCTCCGTTAGCGATTCTAAACATACTCGAGGTGAATCTGTTCAGATGTCTACCGAGAGCGCGGTGATGCCCATAAAGAATGATGATTGACAGAATGATTAACAGTAAGCTCAGGCCTATTATCCCTTTCAATCTTACGGAAGCAAGATGGTCTCTGAAATCACTCCCTCGTCTTGTGAGGTGTAGAAGTCCGTGGATCTTTCCACCGGTGTCGGTTAGTGGAAGAAAGTAGGAAAACACCCTTCTGCCTGCAATACGGTCATATTCTCCATGATTTTCTCCCTCAGCTGCAAGTTGTATCAGTTTTTGACGCTCGGGGTTTGGGTCTGTAAGTCCCTGTTTTGCAATTTCTCTGCCCTCTTTATCATAAACATATGCACCGTAAACTCTGCCAATTGCAAAAACCGACTCCAGGGTTTGTTGTACACTACCCATGCGATCTTTCTCCAGAGAATAGGAGAGGGGTTGTTGTATAGCCCGGGCCATGAGTTCAAGATCTTTTTGCATTTGATATTCAACCTGCTCTTCTATTGAGCTGAAGGCGAAATATCCAAATAATCCAAATGCCACTGTAAGTGGTAGAACAATATGGGTGATAAGGGTAAATTTTAAACTTTTTGACGGAGTGAAAATTTTGAATAGTTTCATAGCTTCTCCGGGAATAAATGACACAACCAAAATAACACATGTGTCACTATGATACAAAAATTAATGTATCAATTAGCTTGCCTTAACCGCAGAATGCCCTGAAATTTCCTGTTTTTCCATGTTTTCGCTTTTGGCACAGTTAATGCATTGTAGCTGACTGTGTCGACTAAAACCAGGCCTGGTTTACCTACAAATTCATCACCATTGGAAGGGGTATGTATGTTTAGAAGGTTTTTTTCTCTTGTTATTACAGGTGCGATCATGATGGTTATGACTCAGACGATCAATGCTCAGGAAAGTGCTCCGCAGATGCTTACAGGTTCAGCTGAACAAGTCAGCTTCTCAGATGAAATGCTTGAGAGTGCAGCTAAAGCATATATGCAAATCGTTGAAATCAATCAGAGTTTCCAGATGTCACTGCAGCAGACTGATGACCAGGAGAAGAGACAAAATTTGCAACAAAACGCTAACAAGCAGTTTGTTGAAGCAATAGAAAACTCTGGTCTTGAAGTTGATCAGTATAACAACATAATGCAGAATGTTGCCGCTAATGAAGAGTTAAATGTGCGATTTGGAGGAATACTTCAAAAGCTTATGTAATTGCTTCAAACAATTGAATTTACCCAAGAAAAGATCGGGCTGAATGGGCCCGACCTTTTCTTTTCTGAATAATTTGGGTTTTTCTGCCAAAACCCTTTCTGTATGCTGACAGATTGCCATGAAAATTGCCTGTATTACATAGTAACCCCTGAAAATTAAAAAATTAAAACAGGGCACAATGTAAAATGAAGGCGCAGGTAATTTGTGCAGAGTCAAAACAGATATAATGATGAGCAACTTCATCGCAAAAACCAATCTGCTATCAACAGGGGATTAGGCAGCAATGTTTTCTTGGCATTACTGAAAACGGTTGCTGGTGTAACGGGAAACAGCACGGCACTTTTAGCTGATGGTATAAACTCAATCAGTGACGTGGTGTATTATATTCTGGTCAAGATATTCATGCTTGTTGCAGGTAAACCACCGGATCCGGAGCACCCCTTTGGACATCGGCAGATGGAAAGCATTGCAGCACTGGTCGTGGGAGCATTTGTTGTTACTACAGCTTTGGCAATATTTCTGGATTCTGCAAACAGGGTAATCGGAATAGTGCTGGGAGATGTAGCTGAAGAGGCGCAGATAGAGATTTACACTCTCTATATAGCGCTTTTTACAGTTGGTATAAAGTTACTTCTAAGCTCGTATACAAAGCGTGTGGCTCAGAAAACATCAAGCGCTGCAATTCTGGCTTTAGCTCACGATCACAGAAACGACATTTTCGCCTCACTTGGAGCTGCTGCTGGCATCTCATTGGGGATGATGGGTTTTCTTTGGGTAGATCCTCTGGCCGGATCTCTTGTGGCTTTGGTCATTTTTAAAACTGGTATAAGTATTCTTAGCAAATCTTCATCAGAGCTGATGGGAACGGTTCCGTATGAAGAGCTTGAGTCTCAGATTCACACTGTTTTATCTTCTGTTACCGGGATCAGGGAGATTGAACAGATTCGGGCACATAGATTCGGGCCGTACTTTGTCATAAATATCACAATCGGAGTAGCAGGGTATATCTCGGTTAAATCAGGTGATGAGATTGCAACAGAGGTGGAAAACTTGTTAGTCAATAAAATGGACCTGGTACAGCAGGTGTATGTCCATTATCATCCGGCGACCGGGGAATAGTGAGGGGGATTATTGTTTTTTACAATGATTTTTTTCCGCTGTTGAATCGTCTATGGAACTGTGAGTGTCGCGCCATTTTTCAGCATACTTCTGGATCCAAAGAAACGCCGCACTGTTCTCATCAACTCTTTTACCCTTTTGGGCAAGTCTGCGGAGATATTTTCTAATCTCTTCGATTTGCTGATCGTTATCCATAATCCGTCCTTCAGACATTATTATTGTTTATCGGTTAATCCGGACTATTTATAAATATAAAAAACAAGGTGGAAAAATGAACATCATTCCTGCAGTAAAAGCGCTGAGCAAAAAAGAGGGCAATCTCTTTATAAACAGTATCGAAGCGATAACTTTTCCGCTCAACGAATCCCATTATGTCAGGTGCGCGTTTGCATTGCAGAAAAATATATCAGGCAACGCTGGAATCAAACTTCCAATTGTCTGCGGAAAAGAACCGAACGGAAATCTGATACGTCTGAAATACCTGAAAGGGAGTCAAAGGGACGAATCTTATACCCTAAAGATTACACCTGATGGTATTGATATAACAGGTAACAGTCCGGTGGCCCTTTTCAGAGGTGTTTACACTTTTATCCAGATTCAAAGGCTTAGTGGTGCTCTTATACCCTTACTTGAGATTGATGATTCACCCGATTTCGCTTTCAGAGGATTTTATCATGATGTCACCAGAGGTAAAGTACCAACACTTGCCACTCTCAAAACCCTTGTCGACAGACTCGCATTCTATAAAATAAACCAATTACAACTCTATGTAGAGCACACCTTTGCCTTCAGATCAATCCCTGAACTGTGGGTCGACAGGGATCCGCTTACTGCAGAAGAGATTCTGGAACTCGATGCCTATTGCAGGGAGCATTATATCGATTTGGTTCCCTCACTCTCCACATTTGGTCATCTTTATGAACTGCTTCGTCTTAAACGATTTGAGCATCTTAACGAATTAGAAATTAATGCATCAGAGCGCCCTCACAACCTTTGGGAAAGGATGGCACACTATACAATTGATGCTGGAAGTGATGAGGGGTTCAATATTGTACGGACGATGATTGAGGAGTATCTGCCACTGTTTTCTTCGCAATATTTTAACATTTGTTGTGATGAAACGTTTGATCTTGGAAAAGGAAAGAATCGTTTGAGGGCAGAGAAAGAAGGGGTCGGCAGAGTATATGTAGACTTTGTAAAAAAGATTATGAACCTGGTAACAGCTCACGGTAAAACCCCTATGCTATGGGGAGACATTGTGCTGAAATATCCACATCTGATTTCTGAGCTCTCTTCCGAGGCCATATTTCTAAACTGGGATTACAGCCCTGATGTAACGGATGAATCTGTAAAAATATTCAGGGCTCAGGAAGTCAAACAATATGTGTGTCCCGGTGTTATTGGATGGAGCAGGTTCATGAATAAAATCAGTGATGCATCAGAAAATATCAGAAGAATGATTCGGTACGGAAAAGAAAATCAGGCTATCGGAGTATTGAATACGGACTGGGGGGATTGTGGGCATGTTAATTTACTTGCTAATTCTCTCTCAGGAATGGCTTTCGGTGCAGCTCTGAGCTGGAATGTGGATTCATTCAGGGAGGAACTGATATTTGATCAACAATTTTCGGTCCTGGAGTGGGGTGAATCACAAATTGAAACGGCTTCGCTTCTCAGGAAACTGGGAGATGTTTACCCTTATCACTTCGGTAATATCTATGCCTGGGTTAAAGATCTGAAAGGACATTGGAATATTGATCAGGATATAAGGGAGACCGAAGAAAAGATCATAGAGGGATACTATATTGCTGCTACTGAGATATCGCAGAAGTTAAAATTACTCAAATCCCAAATGGCTCAGAAACCAATCTGCCATATTGAATTTGATGAGTTTATATGGAGTGCCGAAGCTGTTGCATGGACAAATTTACTTCTGCTTTTCAAGAAGAAATTTGAATTTAAACAGAATGTGTCTCTGGGGACAGTAAGTCCACAGGAAATAATTGAACGCGGATACAAATTATTATCTGTTTATCAGGTAATATGGAGAAGAAGAAATAAGGAATCAGAACTAAGAAACGTTGTCTCTGCGTTCAGACTTGCACTGGAAAAAATGGAAAGGATAATCAGGGGTTGAGAATGGATATTTCAGATAAAGAAAAAGAGCAGTTTTGTAAAAAATTTTCAGATCCGGTCAGACAGGCTGGTGCGATTGTGTATCGCAAAGATGATAGTGGAGGGATACAGTTACTGTTGGTTCGTTCCCGCAAAAATCCTGTTCATTTACTCTTTCCCAAAGGACATATTGAAGAGGGGGAGAGTGAAACTGAAACTGCCAGAAGGGAATTGCTTGAGGAAGCCGGGGTAGAAGGAGAGCTGGCAGGCTTCACTGGTGTCAGGGAGTTTCGTTTAGATGACAGGGCATACCGTGTGACCTACTTTGTATTCAAATTTGAAAAAATAATAAGTGATGGAGAGCCCGGAAGAATGCCATCGTGGTATTCGATAGGTGATGCTGTTGAAAAGGTGTCTTTTTCAGATCTCAGGGATCTGATAAAACAAAGTATACCTGTGATAGAAAACCGGGAAAAAAAGTAGTGTTTAAGGAATGTCCCATTGTGAGGATTTGTACTTCAGCCCTGAATAGGTATAATCTTGCTATTATTCATAGAATAGAACTAAAAAGGTTGTAAAGGTTTTAAAACTTTAATAATCATGAAGAATTAATGTTGAAAAATCTCCCAAATGGTCATTATACTTAAGATTGGAAGTACTGAGTTTGCACCATTTTCCGGAGGAAGTTTTGACTTCTACAACAAAGAAAATCTCCATCGATGAGCTTATGCCCGGAATGTATGTTGAGGATGTTCTCAATGAAAAAGGGTTGTTACTTTACAATGCAAATACCGTGGTTATCGATATGTCTCAGGTTCAGAAACTGCGTAATCATGGTGTGAGAGAAGTCTGTATCAATACAGCTCTGAGCGAAACAGGGTCAAAACAAAAAGAAAAAAAGCCTTCGGAAATTGATCTTTCAACAAGTTTTTTTGATGGGTTAACGATTTGCGATTTTTCAAAAGATTATAAAAAAGAGATCAATAAAGCACAGATGCTGAAATCCCGTACGACCACTCTGTTGAAAAACTGTATGCTTGCAGCACAGTGTGGGAATTCTGTTTCTGCTTCAAGCATTGAGATGGCGATATCTGTTTTAGCTCAGGAGGTTGTCACCAATCAGGATGTTTTCTTTGCGATGTGCAGATTGCAGTCCAATGATGATCCTATTTACGTTCATTCTGTTAACGTTGCCATTATGTCTGCAGCACTCGCTCATTCCATGAATCTCAGCAAAGAGGCCGTGGTGGAGTGTGCGGTTGGTGCTCTTTTGCATGATATCGGAAAGATCCGTTTTCCTGAAGAGTTCAGGAAGAAAACCGGCAGTTTTACAAAAGCAGAATATGATGCGATAAAACAACACCCATCACTGGGTGTGGAGCTTTTGGATGAAACCGGGGTTTTTTCATCTGTTTGCAAATCCATAGTAATGCAGCATCATGAACGATGGAACGGTGGAGGATATCCTGAAGGAATCAGCAAAGAGAATATCATGGTACCTGCTATGATTTGTGCTCTAAGTGATACCTATGATAATCTTACAACTAAAACAGAAAACCGAAGGGAGTGTCTGCCTCAGGAAGCGATGGCTTTGATTTTTCAGGGAGTTGATGAGGAATACCCTCCCTATATGGTTGATGCATTTATAAGACTGATGGGTATATATCCCGTTGGCAGCTTTGTGAAACTGAAATCCGGTGAAGTCGGAATGGTGGTTAAAAATGATCACAACAACCTGATGGCGCCTGTTGTTATAATGTGCTTTGATAAAAAAACAGAATGTCTCAAGAAACCGTTTATGAGAAATCTTGCTTCAAACCGCAAAGACTCTTTGCCTCCGCCCTGGAAAATAGATTCAATCGTAAATCCATCGGAGTTTGGTATTAATGTCAATTCTGTTTTAAACAGCATTTAAAATAGTAATCTGGATTTGATAAAGATTAGTAGTAGGAATTTCAACCCTGTTTGGCAAATCCAGACTCAGCCAAAAAAGGATAATGTGCACTGATACAGCACCTTTGTGGTAAAGATCAATCCTGAGTTAGCAGTGCGGAACAGTTTTTGCCATTTTTCTCTCAATAATGCCAAATTATGTGATTTCTCTTTCTGGGCTGGGACAAAATTATGAAAGATGCGTTATTGTATGAGCAATTTCAAAGCGGAACTGTTCACTGTTTCCTGTGTGCTCATGGCTGCAAAATACCCCCAAATTCATTTGGTATCTGCTCTGTAAGACAAAATTTCAAGGGCAAGCTGTACACTCACGCTTATGGGAGGGTAATTGCACAACAGGTAGATCCGGTTGAAAAAAAACCTCTATACCACTTTCTCCCCGGAACCAAAACATTCTCCATATCGACTATTGGGTGTAATTTCAAATGTGGGTTTTGTCAAAACTGGCAGATCTCGCAATTGGGTGCAGATCAACGGGGTGATCGATGGGGGAGTGAGCTAACTCCTCAGGGTGCTGTGGAGTTAGCTCAAAAATGTGGGTGTGGGAGTATATCTTTTACCTATACAGAACCCACAATTTTCTTTGAATATGCCCTTGAGATCTGTAAGTTGGCAAAGAAACAGGGCATTTCCACTATTTTTGTTTCAAATGGTTATATGAGCGGGGAGGCCTTAAAGGAGATTAGTCCCTGGCTTGATGCCTGTAATATTGATCTGAAATCATTCAGCGATCGTTTTTACAATAAATTCTGCCACGCACGCCTTGAGCCGGTTCTTAATTGTCTTAAAACCGTGGCTGAATCAGACATATGGTTAGAGATAACTACTCTTCTGGTCACCGGAGAGAATGATTCTTCTGAAGAGCTGGAACTTCTTGCTTCGTTT
The genomic region above belongs to Chitinispirillum alkaliphilum and contains:
- a CDS encoding Fis family transcriptional regulator, with the translated sequence MKKISPENYNVWIIEDDKALGNLLCEEVGDAGYNSYWTSSAENAIEKLKTDMPDLIVCDLMLPGIDGLAFLKIIQEMNPESPPCFLVITAFGTISRAVESLKAGADEFLTKPLDLEHFMITVKRLLEKKQLKEMVNRMYGFISSESFHDIFGRSEPMRLLFQQIRQVSKARGPVLILGESGSGKELVARAIHKESMRADGPFLPINCAGIPEHLLESEFFGHTAGSFTGAQNRQGIFAEAEGGTLLLDEISEMPLSLQAKLLRILQDGKLRRIGENKEQQVNVRILAATHSDVYEEVKKGNFREDLYYRLETFAIKIPPLRERGGDKELLAARFTQQFSLALKKNVTGLSEKALEIINKYHFPGNVRELRNAIERAVTFAHGEYIQPDHLPARMRKHSAKEASTVLGFPTPNDTHNLIPLEEMERKYITHVLDTVQGNKRKAAEILGIGRRTLYRKIGKSESELFQN
- a CDS encoding sensory box sensor histidine kinase encodes the protein MKLFKIFTPSKSLKFTLITHIVLPLTVAFGLFGYFAFSSIEEQVEYQMQKDLELMARAIQQPLSYSLEKDRMGSVQQTLESVFAIGRVYGAYVYDKEGREIAKQGLTDPNPERQKLIQLAAEGENHGEYDRIAGRRVFSYFLPLTDTGGKIHGLLHLTRRGSDFRDHLASVRLKGIIGLSLLLIILSIIILYGHHRALGRHLNRFTSSMFRIANGDSKHRFDCSGPEEIVKLGTNFNSMLDSIEHAEQKLKRHQDDQKKLEEKLRQAERLASLGRFCAGTAHELGTPLSVINGKAQRAMRCKEISQNQYKTLSAIRDEVGRMKYIIRQLLDFSHRSPLHRTSVCPTDLFTSVISALQEEIANTNIKLSEPDIKTNTRVDAIRIQQALLNLVRNAVQSTPGGNVNCSWNLKNNNVVFFIDDDGPGIPKEIYPKIFEPFFTTKTVGKGTGLGLSVVHTIIEEHEGKIEVKESKMGGTCFEISIPHKN
- a CDS encoding cation diffusion facilitator family transporter, translated to MQSQNRYNDEQLHRKNQSAINRGLGSNVFLALLKTVAGVTGNSTALLADGINSISDVVYYILVKIFMLVAGKPPDPEHPFGHRQMESIAALVVGAFVVTTALAIFLDSANRVIGIVLGDVAEEAQIEIYTLYIALFTVGIKLLLSSYTKRVAQKTSSAAILALAHDHRNDIFASLGAAAGISLGMMGFLWVDPLAGSLVALVIFKTGISILSKSSSELMGTVPYEELESQIHTVLSSVTGIREIEQIRAHRFGPYFVINITIGVAGYISVKSGDEIATEVENLLVNKMDLVQQVYVHYHPATGE
- a CDS encoding beta-N-acetylhexosaminidase, producing MNIIPAVKALSKKEGNLFINSIEAITFPLNESHYVRCAFALQKNISGNAGIKLPIVCGKEPNGNLIRLKYLKGSQRDESYTLKITPDGIDITGNSPVALFRGVYTFIQIQRLSGALIPLLEIDDSPDFAFRGFYHDVTRGKVPTLATLKTLVDRLAFYKINQLQLYVEHTFAFRSIPELWVDRDPLTAEEILELDAYCREHYIDLVPSLSTFGHLYELLRLKRFEHLNELEINASERPHNLWERMAHYTIDAGSDEGFNIVRTMIEEYLPLFSSQYFNICCDETFDLGKGKNRLRAEKEGVGRVYVDFVKKIMNLVTAHGKTPMLWGDIVLKYPHLISELSSEAIFLNWDYSPDVTDESVKIFRAQEVKQYVCPGVIGWSRFMNKISDASENIRRMIRYGKENQAIGVLNTDWGDCGHVNLLANSLSGMAFGAALSWNVDSFREELIFDQQFSVLEWGESQIETASLLRKLGDVYPYHFGNIYAWVKDLKGHWNIDQDIRETEEKIIEGYYIAATEISQKLKLLKSQMAQKPICHIEFDEFIWSAEAVAWTNLLLLFKKKFEFKQNVSLGTVSPQEIIERGYKLLSVYQVIWRRRNKESELRNVVSAFRLALEKMERIIRG
- a CDS encoding NUDIX domain protein, which gives rise to MDISDKEKEQFCKKFSDPVRQAGAIVYRKDDSGGIQLLLVRSRKNPVHLLFPKGHIEEGESETETARRELLEEAGVEGELAGFTGVREFRLDDRAYRVTYFVFKFEKIISDGEPGRMPSWYSIGDAVEKVSFSDLRDLIKQSIPVIENREKK
- a CDS encoding metal dependent phosphohydrolase, whose translation is MTSTTKKISIDELMPGMYVEDVLNEKGLLLYNANTVVIDMSQVQKLRNHGVREVCINTALSETGSKQKEKKPSEIDLSTSFFDGLTICDFSKDYKKEINKAQMLKSRTTTLLKNCMLAAQCGNSVSASSIEMAISVLAQEVVTNQDVFFAMCRLQSNDDPIYVHSVNVAIMSAALAHSMNLSKEAVVECAVGALLHDIGKIRFPEEFRKKTGSFTKAEYDAIKQHPSLGVELLDETGVFSSVCKSIVMQHHERWNGGGYPEGISKENIMVPAMICALSDTYDNLTTKTENRRECLPQEAMALIFQGVDEEYPPYMVDAFIRLMGIYPVGSFVKLKSGEVGMVVKNDHNNLMAPVVIMCFDKKTECLKKPFMRNLASNRKDSLPPPWKIDSIVNPSEFGINVNSVLNSI
- a CDS encoding radical SAM protein, with protein sequence MKDALLYEQFQSGTVHCFLCAHGCKIPPNSFGICSVRQNFKGKLYTHAYGRVIAQQVDPVEKKPLYHFLPGTKTFSISTIGCNFKCGFCQNWQISQLGADQRGDRWGSELTPQGAVELAQKCGCGSISFTYTEPTIFFEYALEICKLAKKQGISTIFVSNGYMSGEALKEISPWLDACNIDLKSFSDRFYNKFCHARLEPVLNCLKTVAESDIWLEITTLLVTGENDSSEELELLASFIARELGKDVPWHISRFFPQYDMTDHSATPLYTIKNAEITGKKHGLRYIYPGNVSGPSDTVCFRCRATLVKREGYDIQELWIRKGSCNQCGAEIAGVWH